The following coding sequences are from one Diabrotica virgifera virgifera chromosome 2, PGI_DIABVI_V3a window:
- the LOC126880124 gene encoding uncharacterized protein LOC126880124 isoform X3: MEPLAIIIPVYSVVLLMLLLQILWAFKIKKKLYKMIDEGYYFLELETGWGRKVLKPIPPGNVDLSSGSPRLISNIIIRQ; the protein is encoded by the exons ATGGAACCGTTAGCAATAATAATTCCTGTATATTCAGTAGTTTTGTTAATGCTCCTTTTACAGATTCTATGGGCGTTTAAAATCAagaaaaaattgtacaaaatgaTCGATGAAG GTTACTACTTTTTGGAGTTGGAAACAGGCTGGGGAAGGAAAGTTTTGAAACCTATTCCTCCAGGCAACGTAGATTTAT CATCCGGCTCTCCGAGATTGATCAGCAACATCATAATTCGCCAATGA
- the LOC126880124 gene encoding uncharacterized protein LOC126880124 isoform X2 produces the protein MIDVGIVLIAIFSVACLVLLIQIISGILLRKKLHRMLEQGYYFLELETGWGRKVLKPIPPGNVDLSSGSPRLISNIIIRQ, from the exons ATGATAGACGTTGGAATAGTTTTAATAGCGATATTTTCTGTCGCTTGTTTGGTACTTTTGATTCAGATTATATCGGGAATTTTACTGAGAAAAAAGTTGCATAGAATGCTTGAACAAG GTTACTACTTTTTGGAGTTGGAAACAGGCTGGGGAAGGAAAGTTTTGAAACCTATTCCTCCAGGCAACGTAGATTTAT CATCCGGCTCTCCGAGATTGATCAGCAACATCATAATTCGCCAATGA